From one Luteolibacter sp. Y139 genomic stretch:
- a CDS encoding beta strand repeat-containing protein gives MTVTRTHLLALAALASPAAPLHAIVYSANQNNTNSYDTTGTTLTLDAPGAGAEATQSGVIYGSGGILKSQAGTLHLTAQNTFTGGTRVIYGILSLDNPSNGGIGTIRGNVLVNASAGILQTGAPNALGWITGQKVDRIDLVNGTVINTASGDQGWGVTYTMEGNSMISSNNGHNDPNANVPTAPSRFSFGGPAGGNSSLTVSGGTAGSVARAYGRIDLRSDNGNTAATFNIGLFASNNTPAWLDCYACLTGTAGLTKTGAGTLNLYGTNTHTGVTTLNQGVITVNKSGPGGTGGIRSPLVINAGRMDLNAVNAMGYLPGEKVDSVTLNAGLINSTAAGDQGWGVAYTLNGGEIRTNNGVADPNAPGKFACGNYTTFTVPAGAAPHISGRMDLRDLLNPNTDITVGANGNLIVDAAVTNSGGIRKFGPGTLTFNAANTFTGTLTITEGVVVAGGSSISGSTVNNTQLIFQSGGTSPGAISGPGTVKKTGGDTVVLTGTNTYTGGTTIESGWISIASNANLGADNIPLTLAGGGLATTADLTLTRPLSITGTGTLTPSSGTLTLNSIISGTGSLQKTGAGVLKINSIQTYTGTTTVQDGKLLLATSSGGTGAIRGNLVANQGSVIELSDAGALGQSIGTDNVSLYGATMTNTSGSAIMLPYYTTLAGGTLSSNGGTTSPTAASRFISRRTIGASGGAKTSTIAGRLELQNGAAFDVNTLATLNVTATVTSGDDVVEVVKDGWGTLNLPAQNTYKGATRINHGTLEVSYPHSPTYYLHGNSLADASHLHLRGNSVMSNGTGTPQNLFLDNFSYIYFYDNASAGAANYSLGPLTGTSFENSSTAGSANFTVGNGSSLGLQASANAGSATITLLAGGDFDSFATAGPTASGAKVISQAGGDVRAFAPLSIGSLNGSGTLQTGSSKVTLGALGLDDVFSGITDGTGSLEKTGSGTLTLSGANVYSGGTTISSGKLLASNSSGSALGSGAVSVSSGATLGGYGSIGGATTLQGGAHLAPGNPTGTLKFTNGLTLNGGSVLDLQLGSPATDLVRVSAGALTGPASGKITVNLLNAGGFSGGTYTLIDASGATLSNLTANSFILGTTLPGYNYSFVVTGSLIQLSVIPTDPYEAWSLSIQDPAQRSRTADPDGDGFSNLMEYLFGTSPILANGSLCSSEVTAEGLLLRWLQRSSGASYQLQESSDLSNPWPTSALPVINGDQSGVPQDYTRKQAVAPLVGGRKFFRIQGVEN, from the coding sequence ATGACTGTCACCCGCACCCACCTGCTGGCCCTTGCTGCCTTGGCCAGCCCCGCCGCTCCGCTGCATGCGATCGTCTACAGCGCGAACCAGAACAACACGAACTCCTACGATACCACCGGCACCACCCTCACGCTGGACGCACCTGGCGCTGGCGCTGAGGCCACCCAGAGCGGGGTGATCTACGGCAGTGGCGGTATTCTCAAGTCGCAGGCGGGCACCCTGCATCTCACCGCGCAGAATACCTTCACCGGAGGCACGAGAGTCATCTATGGAATCCTCTCCCTCGACAACCCCAGCAACGGCGGCATCGGCACGATCCGTGGCAATGTGCTCGTGAATGCTTCCGCCGGGATTCTCCAGACGGGAGCCCCGAATGCGCTCGGTTGGATCACCGGGCAGAAGGTCGACAGGATCGATCTGGTCAACGGGACCGTGATCAACACCGCCAGCGGCGACCAAGGCTGGGGAGTCACCTACACGATGGAGGGCAACAGCATGATCAGCTCGAACAACGGCCACAACGACCCCAACGCCAATGTTCCCACCGCTCCGTCCCGCTTCTCCTTCGGTGGACCTGCCGGCGGTAATAGCAGCCTGACGGTGAGCGGCGGCACTGCGGGATCGGTCGCGAGGGCCTATGGCCGGATCGACCTGCGCTCGGACAATGGCAATACTGCGGCCACCTTCAATATAGGGCTCTTCGCCAGCAACAACACCCCCGCATGGCTGGATTGCTATGCGTGCCTCACCGGAACCGCGGGCCTCACCAAGACCGGCGCAGGGACCCTGAATCTGTATGGGACCAATACGCACACTGGAGTGACTACGCTGAACCAAGGGGTCATCACCGTGAACAAGTCCGGCCCGGGAGGCACCGGCGGCATCCGCTCGCCGCTCGTGATCAATGCCGGGCGCATGGACCTGAACGCGGTGAACGCGATGGGATACCTCCCCGGCGAGAAGGTGGATAGCGTTACTTTGAATGCAGGACTGATCAACTCCACGGCGGCGGGTGACCAGGGTTGGGGCGTGGCTTACACGCTGAATGGCGGAGAGATCCGCACCAACAATGGTGTGGCCGATCCGAATGCCCCGGGCAAGTTCGCCTGCGGCAATTATACCACCTTCACCGTCCCGGCCGGTGCCGCGCCGCACATCAGCGGGCGCATGGACTTGCGCGACCTGCTGAATCCCAACACCGACATCACGGTGGGAGCGAATGGCAACCTGATCGTGGATGCCGCGGTCACCAACAGCGGCGGGATCAGGAAGTTCGGCCCGGGCACGCTCACATTCAACGCCGCGAACACCTTCACCGGCACTCTAACTATTACGGAAGGTGTCGTAGTGGCGGGCGGCTCCAGCATTTCCGGCAGCACGGTGAACAATACCCAGCTCATCTTCCAATCCGGGGGCACTAGTCCCGGCGCGATCTCCGGCCCCGGCACGGTCAAGAAGACCGGCGGTGACACGGTGGTGTTAACGGGAACGAACACCTACACCGGCGGCACCACGATCGAGAGCGGCTGGATCTCGATCGCGTCGAACGCGAATCTCGGCGCGGACAATATCCCTCTCACCCTGGCTGGCGGCGGCCTTGCGACCACCGCAGACCTGACACTCACGCGCCCCCTCAGCATCACTGGCACGGGCACGCTCACTCCTTCCTCCGGCACGCTCACGCTGAATAGCATCATCTCCGGCACCGGCTCACTCCAGAAGACCGGGGCCGGGGTGCTCAAGATCAACTCGATCCAGACCTACACCGGCACCACCACGGTTCAGGATGGCAAGCTTCTCTTGGCCACCTCCTCGGGTGGGACTGGAGCGATCCGCGGCAATCTCGTGGCTAACCAAGGCAGCGTCATCGAACTCTCCGATGCCGGTGCACTCGGGCAGAGCATCGGGACCGATAACGTTTCGCTCTATGGTGCCACCATGACCAACACCAGTGGCAGCGCCATCATGCTCCCGTACTATACGACGCTTGCCGGTGGCACCCTCAGCTCGAACGGCGGGACCACCAGCCCCACCGCAGCTTCCCGCTTCATTTCCAGAAGGACGATCGGGGCAAGTGGCGGCGCCAAGACCTCGACGATCGCGGGAAGGCTGGAGCTTCAGAATGGAGCTGCCTTCGATGTGAACACTCTCGCCACCCTCAACGTCACGGCCACCGTCACCTCCGGTGATGATGTGGTGGAAGTCGTGAAGGACGGCTGGGGAACACTGAACCTCCCCGCCCAAAACACCTACAAGGGTGCGACCCGGATCAACCACGGCACCTTGGAAGTGAGTTATCCCCACAGCCCCACCTACTACCTCCACGGCAACAGCTTGGCCGATGCTTCCCACCTGCATCTCCGTGGCAACAGCGTGATGAGCAACGGCACCGGGACTCCCCAGAACCTCTTCCTGGATAATTTCAGCTACATCTATTTCTACGACAACGCCTCCGCCGGAGCAGCCAACTATAGCCTGGGGCCACTCACCGGCACGAGCTTCGAGAATTCATCCACCGCCGGCTCGGCAAACTTCACGGTCGGCAATGGCTCGAGCCTGGGCTTGCAAGCCAGTGCCAATGCCGGCAGCGCCACCATCACCCTGCTTGCGGGCGGAGACTTCGATTCCTTCGCCACGGCCGGTCCCACCGCCAGCGGCGCGAAGGTGATCAGCCAAGCGGGAGGCGATGTCCGTGCCTTCGCTCCGCTGTCCATCGGCTCGCTCAACGGGAGTGGCACTTTGCAGACGGGCAGCTCCAAGGTGACGCTCGGTGCGCTGGGGCTGGACGATGTCTTCTCGGGCATCACCGATGGCACCGGCTCGCTGGAGAAGACCGGCAGCGGCACGCTCACGCTTTCGGGAGCCAACGTCTACAGCGGCGGCACCACGATCTCCAGCGGCAAGCTGCTGGCGTCTAACAGCAGCGGCTCCGCGCTGGGCAGCGGCGCGGTCTCCGTGAGCAGCGGTGCCACGCTCGGCGGCTATGGCAGCATTGGCGGAGCCACCACGCTCCAAGGCGGTGCGCATCTCGCGCCGGGCAACCCGACCGGGACCTTGAAGTTCACAAATGGCCTCACGCTGAATGGCGGCTCGGTTCTGGACTTGCAGCTTGGCTCACCCGCCACGGATCTCGTCCGCGTTTCCGCCGGAGCCCTCACCGGCCCGGCTTCCGGCAAGATCACGGTGAACCTCTTGAATGCCGGTGGCTTCTCCGGGGGAACCTACACGCTCATCGATGCCAGCGGTGCGACCCTGTCGAATCTCACTGCGAACTCCTTCATCCTCGGAACCACGCTTCCCGGCTACAACTACTCCTTCGTGGTCACGGGCTCCCTGATTCAACTCAGCGTGATCCCCACGGATCCCTACGAGGCCTGGAGCCTCAGCATCCAGGATCCCGCCCAGCGTAGCCGCACGGCGGATCCAGATGGCGATGGCTTCAGCAACCTGATGGAGTATCTCTTCGGAACCTCGCCGATCCTCGCGAATGGATCCCTCTGCAGCAGCGAGGTGACTGCGGAAGGCCTTCTCCTCCGTTGGCTGCAGCGAAGCTCCGGGGCTAGCTATCAGCTCCAGGAGAGCAGCGACTTGTCCAATCCCTGGCCCACGAGCGCGCTGCCTGTCATCAATGGCGATCAGAGCGGGGTTCCACAGGATTACACCCGTAAGCAGGCGGTCGCACCTTTGGTCGGCGGACGAAAATTCTTCCGCATCCAAGGAGTGGAAAACTGA
- a CDS encoding 3-keto-disaccharide hydrolase has product MKSILLLLAMAIPAFSAPNELSPEEKKDGFKLLFDGKTLKGWRTYKEKEAKEQWKVQDGAIVLTAGGGGDLITDDEYADFDFRCEWKIADQGNSGIIWRSTEDHQYPWMSGPEYQILDSFDKPGHKYAHETKKANVAGGFYDIIPAKPEWSKPVGEWNEARLVIKGTKVTLYLNGNVTADVDTESDDFKAMLDKSKFKGWEFFNKAKKGHIVFQDHGDKVEFRSVRIKQL; this is encoded by the coding sequence ATGAAATCCATCCTGCTGCTGCTCGCCATGGCCATACCTGCATTTTCCGCCCCGAATGAACTCTCGCCTGAAGAGAAGAAAGACGGCTTCAAGCTGCTCTTCGACGGCAAGACGCTGAAGGGCTGGCGCACTTACAAGGAGAAGGAGGCGAAGGAGCAGTGGAAGGTTCAGGACGGGGCGATCGTACTGACCGCCGGTGGTGGTGGCGATTTGATCACGGATGACGAATATGCGGACTTCGATTTCCGCTGCGAGTGGAAGATCGCGGACCAGGGGAACTCCGGCATCATCTGGCGCTCCACCGAGGATCATCAGTACCCGTGGATGAGCGGCCCGGAGTACCAGATCCTCGATTCCTTCGACAAGCCGGGCCACAAGTATGCCCATGAGACCAAGAAGGCCAATGTGGCCGGCGGGTTCTACGACATCATCCCGGCCAAGCCGGAGTGGTCAAAGCCGGTTGGCGAGTGGAACGAGGCGAGGCTGGTGATCAAGGGCACGAAGGTGACGCTCTATCTGAATGGCAACGTGACCGCCGATGTGGACACGGAGAGCGACGACTTCAAGGCGATGCTGGACAAGTCCAAGTTCAAGGGCTGGGAGTTCTTCAACAAGGCGAAGAAGGGCCACATCGTGTTCCAGGACCACGGGGACAAGGTCGAGTTCCGGTCGGTGCGGATCAAGCAGCTGTGA
- a CDS encoding sensor histidine kinase: MPFPRSLDWQPSAALLALAATLLGWLLLGFSGHPKGMLPLAGSPQAEVVVLEDTVAAANPDPAAIAALPDSAWKPWKKPGFIRERGPSSAWVRIILHNPDPSPQAGVLADLVRYADRVDLFSPADKERDPKAGTPGGWLHQVSGEWTSPASKAIQGRETAFPLTLPPQGSRVIYLHYQDSVALWLEPGWWPDAIDFHTAMQRDLIAESFYFGTLLALLLYHSIVWLRLRFPTTGYYLLYLAFYILYIFGVRSGVSVLGLPLGSPWMETIGAMALPLSGAFLATFARHLLELPEQAPRADRTVRGAATLLGVLPVAALLAVTTGHADWLQAIVAIGALAHIALLGAAVVVWRSVGWQSRNFVLLSGLLLAGLVPLVVLLRNAPIETICRAVMLGSALEIMLLSMALGERFARLQRDKLAAQALAMEEAERRHQIQEAYADELEHEVRSRTHELVAADADKNRMITVLGHDLRSPLTALTLSAEQAAGNGAATRPDFATEVAQTGKAILLLLEDVLLWTRLRAGTVRLAEHAAGSVVRPMVDLHRGNASGRSVELLLDEDGHAPRVHTDLVLAQTLVRNLVSNAVKSARSRITVSVSASDLVRISVRDDGPGLPESVIASLRDPAVPLPLGNSRSGLGLRLCLEIAQALGTRLEAEDPAGGGTGISFTLPRAEN; the protein is encoded by the coding sequence GTGCCCTTCCCGCGCTCACTCGACTGGCAACCTTCGGCCGCCCTGCTGGCGCTTGCAGCGACCTTGTTAGGCTGGCTCTTGCTCGGCTTCTCGGGACACCCCAAGGGCATGCTGCCGCTGGCCGGCTCTCCACAAGCGGAGGTGGTAGTGCTGGAAGACACAGTGGCCGCTGCAAACCCAGACCCAGCCGCGATCGCTGCTCTACCAGACAGCGCATGGAAACCGTGGAAAAAGCCCGGCTTCATCCGCGAGCGGGGTCCTAGCAGCGCTTGGGTGAGAATCATCCTGCACAATCCCGATCCATCACCGCAGGCCGGAGTGCTCGCGGACCTCGTTCGCTACGCCGACCGCGTCGACCTCTTCTCGCCCGCGGACAAGGAGCGCGATCCTAAAGCGGGCACACCCGGTGGATGGCTGCACCAGGTCTCCGGTGAATGGACATCGCCCGCAAGCAAGGCAATCCAAGGACGCGAAACCGCCTTTCCCCTCACCTTGCCACCGCAGGGATCACGGGTGATCTACCTGCACTATCAGGATTCCGTTGCCCTCTGGTTGGAACCCGGCTGGTGGCCGGACGCGATAGACTTCCACACGGCGATGCAGCGCGATCTCATCGCGGAAAGCTTCTACTTCGGCACGCTGTTAGCCTTGCTGCTCTACCACTCCATCGTGTGGCTGCGGCTGCGTTTTCCCACCACGGGCTACTACCTTCTCTACCTCGCCTTTTACATCCTCTACATCTTCGGAGTCCGCAGCGGGGTATCGGTGCTCGGGCTTCCTCTGGGTTCACCGTGGATGGAGACCATCGGCGCCATGGCCTTGCCTCTGAGCGGCGCATTCCTTGCGACTTTCGCGCGCCATCTTCTCGAACTACCGGAGCAAGCACCACGCGCGGATCGCACCGTGCGCGGTGCTGCCACCTTGCTTGGCGTGCTTCCCGTGGCAGCACTGCTGGCCGTGACCACCGGCCATGCCGATTGGCTACAGGCCATCGTGGCGATCGGGGCGCTTGCCCATATCGCGCTCCTGGGAGCCGCCGTCGTCGTGTGGCGCTCGGTCGGCTGGCAGTCACGGAACTTCGTGCTGCTCTCCGGCTTGCTCCTCGCGGGTCTGGTGCCGCTGGTCGTGCTGCTGAGGAATGCACCGATCGAAACCATCTGCCGCGCGGTGATGCTGGGCTCCGCCCTGGAAATCATGCTGCTCTCGATGGCCCTCGGCGAACGCTTCGCACGCCTCCAGCGCGACAAGCTCGCAGCTCAGGCCCTCGCGATGGAAGAAGCCGAGCGCCGCCACCAGATCCAGGAAGCCTATGCCGATGAACTGGAGCATGAAGTCCGCTCGCGCACTCACGAACTGGTGGCCGCCGATGCCGACAAGAACCGCATGATCACCGTGTTGGGACACGACCTGCGCAGTCCCCTGACAGCACTGACCCTCTCCGCGGAACAAGCCGCAGGAAATGGTGCCGCCACACGGCCCGACTTCGCGACAGAGGTGGCACAGACCGGAAAAGCGATCCTGCTCCTGCTGGAAGACGTGCTGCTCTGGACCCGCCTCCGCGCCGGAACCGTGAGGCTCGCGGAGCATGCCGCCGGAAGCGTGGTGCGGCCGATGGTGGACCTTCACCGCGGCAACGCTTCGGGACGCAGCGTGGAACTCTTGTTAGATGAAGACGGGCATGCACCACGCGTCCATACCGATCTAGTGCTGGCCCAGACCTTGGTGCGAAATCTGGTCTCGAACGCCGTGAAATCGGCACGCAGCAGGATCACTGTCAGCGTCTCCGCGTCGGACCTGGTCCGCATCAGCGTGAGAGACGATGGTCCCGGCCTGCCCGAATCCGTGATCGCCAGCCTAAGGGATCCGGCCGTGCCACTGCCCCTCGGGAATTCCCGCAGCGGGCTGGGCCTGCGGCTATGCCTGGAGATTGCCCAGGCGCTCGGCACCAGATTGGAAGCCGAAGACCCGGCTGGCGGCGGCACCGGGATTTCGTTTACTTTGCCACGCGCGGAAAACTAG
- a CDS encoding 3-keto-disaccharide hydrolase — MKPASLMPLVALVSFVATPSLSADPANPYPGCTRIFNGKDFDGWVAEPSTWSIVDGAMRGVGGTSRLAYTKADYGSFRLIFTSRMDPVNNDHPGILFWGDRPEDPAKPKIDNAGWLQFMPPFGGMWNYHPPQHCNLLHQDLAKGPRDSEKWHVTEMLCNLEKGTLRAAVDGVEIVRYQHPTPAERKDPETRIIAGPIGMFRHGGGASEYKEIYVEADPKEDKLITVK; from the coding sequence ATGAAGCCCGCCTCTTTGATGCCGCTCGTCGCCTTGGTCTCGTTCGTCGCCACCCCATCACTCAGTGCCGATCCCGCCAATCCCTATCCCGGCTGTACGAGGATCTTCAATGGCAAGGACTTCGACGGCTGGGTCGCGGAACCATCCACCTGGAGCATCGTCGATGGCGCGATGCGTGGCGTGGGAGGTACCTCGCGACTTGCTTACACCAAGGCCGACTACGGCAGCTTCCGTCTGATCTTCACCTCGCGGATGGATCCGGTGAACAACGATCACCCCGGCATCCTTTTCTGGGGTGATCGACCAGAGGACCCGGCCAAGCCGAAGATCGACAATGCAGGCTGGCTCCAGTTCATGCCGCCCTTCGGTGGGATGTGGAACTACCATCCGCCGCAGCACTGCAATCTCCTGCATCAGGATCTCGCGAAAGGCCCGCGCGATTCCGAGAAGTGGCACGTCACCGAGATGCTCTGCAATCTGGAGAAAGGCACCCTGCGCGCTGCGGTGGATGGCGTGGAGATCGTCCGCTACCAGCACCCGACCCCGGCCGAACGCAAGGATCCGGAGACGCGGATCATCGCCGGCCCCATCGGCATGTTCCGCCACGGCGGCGGCGCTTCGGAATACAAGGAGATCTACGTGGAAGCCGATCCGAAGGAGGACAAGCTGATCACAGTGAAGTGA
- a CDS encoding GNAT family N-acetyltransferase, translated as MSSYRLHSPPDGSDLAALVRKGIREADPADVGPRDWLPINLALEADDGTTIGGLYGATMWRWLMIDGLWVSPEHRSKGLGRQLLEAAEEQAVERGCTGSWHGTFDFQARDFYEAHGYQVFAELPGFPPGRTHYHLRKHFSPTETHPG; from the coding sequence ATGAGTTCTTACCGCCTCCATTCTCCCCCGGATGGCTCCGACTTGGCCGCTCTGGTTCGCAAAGGCATTCGCGAAGCCGACCCCGCCGACGTAGGCCCACGAGATTGGTTACCCATAAATCTGGCTTTGGAGGCCGACGACGGCACCACCATCGGCGGCCTCTACGGAGCGACCATGTGGCGATGGCTCATGATCGACGGCCTTTGGGTCTCACCCGAGCACCGCAGCAAAGGCCTCGGCCGACAACTGCTAGAGGCCGCGGAAGAGCAGGCCGTCGAGCGAGGCTGCACCGGCTCCTGGCACGGCACCTTCGATTTCCAAGCGCGCGACTTCTACGAAGCACACGGCTACCAGGTCTTCGCCGAGCTGCCCGGGTTTCCGCCGGGGCGGACCCACTACCACTTGCGAAAGCACTTCTCGCCGACAGAAACTCATCCCGGATGA